One window of the Phycodurus eques isolate BA_2022a chromosome 7, UOR_Pequ_1.1, whole genome shotgun sequence genome contains the following:
- the tsen34 gene encoding tRNA-splicing endonuclease subunit Sen34 isoform X1, whose protein sequence is MSSSAPNKLNTVIDKYAAEMSAKEAESRMRAVCVSPCDSAPLVWRMEDVAAVRSLGLVGALLGSLPRTPRQNVRMGRPLLLLPVEERLLDRHRATAEAAITQADAGQQVTLFQETLRRSYEEQRVLALRDRKLAMVRALGSSDPVFHSDEVENVTKTQRVAVTHLTRSEGDGEDGRRRRLEALERNFSFPRSAMTVQLSTARAGLAHLLAGGEGAGPTYGTDGHALRRPADPRRDARYRVFADLRGRGFYLTSAGKFGGDFLVYPGTFEGIAAFQIPFPKCVEVRGCQKSNYNFPINHFVLFSFLKSRYCQGRFIISQTLTVPWWKGRKKEGQKWKLEGKVK, encoded by the exons ATGTCATCTTCTGCTCCAAATAAACTCAATACTGTGATCGACAAGTACGC AGCGGAGATGTCTGCCAAAGAGGCGGAGTCTCGCATGCGGGCCGTGTGCGTCAGTCCCTGTGACTCCGCCCCCCTGGTGTGGCGTATGGAGGACGTGGCTGCGGTGCGCTCTCTCGGTCTGGTGGGGGCGCTGCTCGGCTCGCTGCCGCGCACCCCCCGGCAGAACGTGCGAATGGGGCGCCCGTTGTTGTTGCTGCCCGTGGAAGAGCGACTTCTGGACCGGCACCGCGCCACTGCCGAGGCGGCCATCACGCAAGCG GACGCGGGCCAGCAGGTGACGTTGTTCCAGGAGACTCTGCGGCGAAGCTATGAGGAGCAGCGAGTCCTCGCTCTGCGCGACAGGAAGTTGGCTATGGTACGCGCGCTCGGCTCGTCAGACCCAG TATTTCATTCCGACGAAGTGGAAAATGTTACGAAGACCCAGCGAGTGGCTGTCACGCACTTGACAC GGTCGGAGGGCGACGGTGAGGACGGGCGACGGCGCCGCCTGGAGGCTCTGGAGCGCAACTTCAGCTTCCCACGCTCGGCGATGACGGTCCAGTTGAGCACGGCGAGGGCGGGGCTCGCACACCTATTGGCGGGCGGCGAGGGGGCGGGGCCGACCTACGGCACGGACGGCCATGCCCTCCGCCGGCCCGCCGACCCGCGACGCGACGCCAGGTACCGAGTGTTTGCGGACCTGAGGGGGCGGGGCTTCTACTTGACATCGGCCGGGAAGTTTGGCGGAGATTTCCTGGTCTATCCCGGTACGTTTGAGGGGATCGCCGCTTTTCAAATTCCATTCCCAAAATGCGTTGAAGTGCGAGGATGTCAAAAGTCCAATTACAACTTTCCTAttaatcattttgttttgttctcctTTTTGAAATCCAGATATTGCCAAGGACGCTTTATCATTAGTCAGACACTTACTGTACCTTGGTGGAAGGGAAGAAAGAAGGAAGGACAGAAATGGAAGTTGGAAGGAAAGGTGAAATGA
- the tsen34 gene encoding tRNA-splicing endonuclease subunit Sen34 isoform X3 → MSSSAPNKLNTVIDKYAAEMSAKEAESRMRAVCVSPCDSAPLVWRMEDVAAVRSLGLVGALLGSLPRTPRQNVRMGRPLLLLPVEERLLDRHRATAEAAITQADAGQQVTLFQETLRRSYEEQRVLALRDRKLAMVRALGSSDPVFHSDEVENVTKTQRVAVTHLTRSEGDGEDGRRRRLEALERNFSFPRSAMTVQLSTARAGLAHLLAGGEGAGPTYGTDGHALRRPADPRRDARRASSLPRTLHRRVRARRRARVAVGPSRRGPSGFQRQEDRPLVLAARRRRDVLIAPVERDDLIGRRRDPYFPGAGLRPPQRQCTSPGGRC, encoded by the exons ATGTCATCTTCTGCTCCAAATAAACTCAATACTGTGATCGACAAGTACGC AGCGGAGATGTCTGCCAAAGAGGCGGAGTCTCGCATGCGGGCCGTGTGCGTCAGTCCCTGTGACTCCGCCCCCCTGGTGTGGCGTATGGAGGACGTGGCTGCGGTGCGCTCTCTCGGTCTGGTGGGGGCGCTGCTCGGCTCGCTGCCGCGCACCCCCCGGCAGAACGTGCGAATGGGGCGCCCGTTGTTGTTGCTGCCCGTGGAAGAGCGACTTCTGGACCGGCACCGCGCCACTGCCGAGGCGGCCATCACGCAAGCG GACGCGGGCCAGCAGGTGACGTTGTTCCAGGAGACTCTGCGGCGAAGCTATGAGGAGCAGCGAGTCCTCGCTCTGCGCGACAGGAAGTTGGCTATGGTACGCGCGCTCGGCTCGTCAGACCCAG TATTTCATTCCGACGAAGTGGAAAATGTTACGAAGACCCAGCGAGTGGCTGTCACGCACTTGACAC GGTCGGAGGGCGACGGTGAGGACGGGCGACGGCGCCGCCTGGAGGCTCTGGAGCGCAACTTCAGCTTCCCACGCTCGGCGATGACGGTCCAGTTGAGCACGGCGAGGGCGGGGCTCGCACACCTATTGGCGGGCGGCGAGGGGGCGGGGCCGACCTACGGCACGGACGGCCATGCCCTCCGCCGGCCCGCCGACCCGCGACGCGACGCCAG GCGAGCCTCTTCGCTTCCACGCACACTTCATCgccgtgtgcgtgcgcgcagaCGAGCGCGTGTCGCTGTTGGACCTTCTCGCCGTGGCCCGTCTGGGTTCCAACGTCAAGAAGACCGTCCTCTTGTGCTCGCCGCGCGACGACGGCGTGACGTACTCATCGCTCCAGTGGAGCGGGATGATCTGATTGGACGACGACGGGACCCGTACTTCCCGGGTGCCGGTCTGAGGCCGCCGCAGAGACAGTGCACGTCCCCGGGAGGGCGCTGCTGA
- the tsen34 gene encoding tRNA-splicing endonuclease subunit Sen34 isoform X6: MSSSAPNKLNTVIDKYAAEMSAKEAESRMRAVCVSPCDSAPLVWRMEDVAAVRSLGLVGALLGSLPRTPRQNVRMGRPLLLLPVEERLLDRHRATAEAAITQADAGQQVTLFQETLRRSYEEQRVLALRDRKLAMVRALGSSDPVFHSDEVENVTKTQRVAVTHLTRSEGDGEDGRRRRLEALERNFSFPRSAMTVQLSTARAGLAHLLAGGEGAGPTYGTDGHALRRPADPRRDARYRVFADLRGRGFYLTSAGKFGGDFLVYPDIAKDALSLVRHLLYLGGREERRKDRNGSWKER; the protein is encoded by the exons ATGTCATCTTCTGCTCCAAATAAACTCAATACTGTGATCGACAAGTACGC AGCGGAGATGTCTGCCAAAGAGGCGGAGTCTCGCATGCGGGCCGTGTGCGTCAGTCCCTGTGACTCCGCCCCCCTGGTGTGGCGTATGGAGGACGTGGCTGCGGTGCGCTCTCTCGGTCTGGTGGGGGCGCTGCTCGGCTCGCTGCCGCGCACCCCCCGGCAGAACGTGCGAATGGGGCGCCCGTTGTTGTTGCTGCCCGTGGAAGAGCGACTTCTGGACCGGCACCGCGCCACTGCCGAGGCGGCCATCACGCAAGCG GACGCGGGCCAGCAGGTGACGTTGTTCCAGGAGACTCTGCGGCGAAGCTATGAGGAGCAGCGAGTCCTCGCTCTGCGCGACAGGAAGTTGGCTATGGTACGCGCGCTCGGCTCGTCAGACCCAG TATTTCATTCCGACGAAGTGGAAAATGTTACGAAGACCCAGCGAGTGGCTGTCACGCACTTGACAC GGTCGGAGGGCGACGGTGAGGACGGGCGACGGCGCCGCCTGGAGGCTCTGGAGCGCAACTTCAGCTTCCCACGCTCGGCGATGACGGTCCAGTTGAGCACGGCGAGGGCGGGGCTCGCACACCTATTGGCGGGCGGCGAGGGGGCGGGGCCGACCTACGGCACGGACGGCCATGCCCTCCGCCGGCCCGCCGACCCGCGACGCGACGCCAGGTACCGAGTGTTTGCGGACCTGAGGGGGCGGGGCTTCTACTTGACATCGGCCGGGAAGTTTGGCGGAGATTTCCTGGTCTATCCCG ATATTGCCAAGGACGCTTTATCATTAGTCAGACACTTACTGTACCTTGGTGGAAGGGAAGAAAGAAGGAAGGACAGAAATGGAAGTTGGAAGGAAAGGTGA
- the tsen34 gene encoding tRNA-splicing endonuclease subunit Sen34 isoform X2 produces the protein MSSSAPNKLNTVIDKYAAEMSAKEAESRMRAVCVSPCDSAPLVWRMEDVAAVRSLGLVGALLGSLPRTPRQNVRMGRPLLLLPVEERLLDRHRATAEAAITQADAGQQVTLFQETLRRSYEEQRVLALRDRKLAMVRALGSSDPVFHSDEVENVTKTQRVAVTHLTRSEGDGEDGRRRRLEALERNFSFPRSAMTVQLSTARAGLAHLLAGGEGAGPTYGTDGHALRRPADPRRDARYRVFADLRGRGFYLTSAGKFGGDFLVYPGEPLRFHAHFIAVCVRADERVSLLDLLAVARLGSNVKKTVLLCSPRDDGVTYSSLQWSGMI, from the exons ATGTCATCTTCTGCTCCAAATAAACTCAATACTGTGATCGACAAGTACGC AGCGGAGATGTCTGCCAAAGAGGCGGAGTCTCGCATGCGGGCCGTGTGCGTCAGTCCCTGTGACTCCGCCCCCCTGGTGTGGCGTATGGAGGACGTGGCTGCGGTGCGCTCTCTCGGTCTGGTGGGGGCGCTGCTCGGCTCGCTGCCGCGCACCCCCCGGCAGAACGTGCGAATGGGGCGCCCGTTGTTGTTGCTGCCCGTGGAAGAGCGACTTCTGGACCGGCACCGCGCCACTGCCGAGGCGGCCATCACGCAAGCG GACGCGGGCCAGCAGGTGACGTTGTTCCAGGAGACTCTGCGGCGAAGCTATGAGGAGCAGCGAGTCCTCGCTCTGCGCGACAGGAAGTTGGCTATGGTACGCGCGCTCGGCTCGTCAGACCCAG TATTTCATTCCGACGAAGTGGAAAATGTTACGAAGACCCAGCGAGTGGCTGTCACGCACTTGACAC GGTCGGAGGGCGACGGTGAGGACGGGCGACGGCGCCGCCTGGAGGCTCTGGAGCGCAACTTCAGCTTCCCACGCTCGGCGATGACGGTCCAGTTGAGCACGGCGAGGGCGGGGCTCGCACACCTATTGGCGGGCGGCGAGGGGGCGGGGCCGACCTACGGCACGGACGGCCATGCCCTCCGCCGGCCCGCCGACCCGCGACGCGACGCCAGGTACCGAGTGTTTGCGGACCTGAGGGGGCGGGGCTTCTACTTGACATCGGCCGGGAAGTTTGGCGGAGATTTCCTGGTCTATCCCG GCGAGCCTCTTCGCTTCCACGCACACTTCATCgccgtgtgcgtgcgcgcagaCGAGCGCGTGTCGCTGTTGGACCTTCTCGCCGTGGCCCGTCTGGGTTCCAACGTCAAGAAGACCGTCCTCTTGTGCTCGCCGCGCGACGACGGCGTGACGTACTCATCGCTCCAGTGGAGCGGGATGATCTGA
- the tsen34 gene encoding tRNA-splicing endonuclease subunit Sen34 isoform X4: MSSSAPNKLNTVIDKYAAEMSAKEAESRMRAVCVSPCDSAPLVWRMEDVAAVRSLGLVGALLGSLPRTPRQNVRMGRPLLLLPVEERLLDRHRATAEAAITQADAGQQVTLFQETLRRSYEEQRVLALRDRKLAMVRALGSSDPGSEGDGEDGRRRRLEALERNFSFPRSAMTVQLSTARAGLAHLLAGGEGAGPTYGTDGHALRRPADPRRDARYRVFADLRGRGFYLTSAGKFGGDFLVYPGTFEGIAAFQIPFPKCVEVRGCQKSNYNFPINHFVLFSFLKSRYCQGRFIISQTLTVPWWKGRKKEGQKWKLEGKVK; encoded by the exons ATGTCATCTTCTGCTCCAAATAAACTCAATACTGTGATCGACAAGTACGC AGCGGAGATGTCTGCCAAAGAGGCGGAGTCTCGCATGCGGGCCGTGTGCGTCAGTCCCTGTGACTCCGCCCCCCTGGTGTGGCGTATGGAGGACGTGGCTGCGGTGCGCTCTCTCGGTCTGGTGGGGGCGCTGCTCGGCTCGCTGCCGCGCACCCCCCGGCAGAACGTGCGAATGGGGCGCCCGTTGTTGTTGCTGCCCGTGGAAGAGCGACTTCTGGACCGGCACCGCGCCACTGCCGAGGCGGCCATCACGCAAGCG GACGCGGGCCAGCAGGTGACGTTGTTCCAGGAGACTCTGCGGCGAAGCTATGAGGAGCAGCGAGTCCTCGCTCTGCGCGACAGGAAGTTGGCTATGGTACGCGCGCTCGGCTCGTCAGACCCAG GGTCGGAGGGCGACGGTGAGGACGGGCGACGGCGCCGCCTGGAGGCTCTGGAGCGCAACTTCAGCTTCCCACGCTCGGCGATGACGGTCCAGTTGAGCACGGCGAGGGCGGGGCTCGCACACCTATTGGCGGGCGGCGAGGGGGCGGGGCCGACCTACGGCACGGACGGCCATGCCCTCCGCCGGCCCGCCGACCCGCGACGCGACGCCAGGTACCGAGTGTTTGCGGACCTGAGGGGGCGGGGCTTCTACTTGACATCGGCCGGGAAGTTTGGCGGAGATTTCCTGGTCTATCCCGGTACGTTTGAGGGGATCGCCGCTTTTCAAATTCCATTCCCAAAATGCGTTGAAGTGCGAGGATGTCAAAAGTCCAATTACAACTTTCCTAttaatcattttgttttgttctcctTTTTGAAATCCAGATATTGCCAAGGACGCTTTATCATTAGTCAGACACTTACTGTACCTTGGTGGAAGGGAAGAAAGAAGGAAGGACAGAAATGGAAGTTGGAAGGAAAGGTGAAATGA
- the tsen34 gene encoding tRNA-splicing endonuclease subunit Sen34 isoform X5 has protein sequence MSSSAPNKLNTVIDKYAAEMSAKEAESRMRAVCVSPCDSAPLVWRMEDVAAVRSLGLVGALLGSLPRTPRQNVRMGRPLLLLPVEERLLDRHRATAEAAITQADAGQQVTLFQETLRRSYEEQRVLALRDRKLAMVRALGSSDPGSEGDGEDGRRRRLEALERNFSFPRSAMTVQLSTARAGLAHLLAGGEGAGPTYGTDGHALRRPADPRRDARYRVFADLRGRGFYLTSAGKFGGDFLVYPGEPLRFHAHFIAVCVRADERVSLLDLLAVARLGSNVKKTVLLCSPRDDGVTYSSLQWSGMI, from the exons ATGTCATCTTCTGCTCCAAATAAACTCAATACTGTGATCGACAAGTACGC AGCGGAGATGTCTGCCAAAGAGGCGGAGTCTCGCATGCGGGCCGTGTGCGTCAGTCCCTGTGACTCCGCCCCCCTGGTGTGGCGTATGGAGGACGTGGCTGCGGTGCGCTCTCTCGGTCTGGTGGGGGCGCTGCTCGGCTCGCTGCCGCGCACCCCCCGGCAGAACGTGCGAATGGGGCGCCCGTTGTTGTTGCTGCCCGTGGAAGAGCGACTTCTGGACCGGCACCGCGCCACTGCCGAGGCGGCCATCACGCAAGCG GACGCGGGCCAGCAGGTGACGTTGTTCCAGGAGACTCTGCGGCGAAGCTATGAGGAGCAGCGAGTCCTCGCTCTGCGCGACAGGAAGTTGGCTATGGTACGCGCGCTCGGCTCGTCAGACCCAG GGTCGGAGGGCGACGGTGAGGACGGGCGACGGCGCCGCCTGGAGGCTCTGGAGCGCAACTTCAGCTTCCCACGCTCGGCGATGACGGTCCAGTTGAGCACGGCGAGGGCGGGGCTCGCACACCTATTGGCGGGCGGCGAGGGGGCGGGGCCGACCTACGGCACGGACGGCCATGCCCTCCGCCGGCCCGCCGACCCGCGACGCGACGCCAGGTACCGAGTGTTTGCGGACCTGAGGGGGCGGGGCTTCTACTTGACATCGGCCGGGAAGTTTGGCGGAGATTTCCTGGTCTATCCCG GCGAGCCTCTTCGCTTCCACGCACACTTCATCgccgtgtgcgtgcgcgcagaCGAGCGCGTGTCGCTGTTGGACCTTCTCGCCGTGGCCCGTCTGGGTTCCAACGTCAAGAAGACCGTCCTCTTGTGCTCGCCGCGCGACGACGGCGTGACGTACTCATCGCTCCAGTGGAGCGGGATGATCTGA
- the LOC133405384 gene encoding mannan-binding lectin serine protease 1-like, whose amino-acid sequence MTDCGYFSLELKQLGFCSSPVFLQTLGPRFPNERRTLLRSEKRTAGRPSGSSSPRPSGDVFYVGSDSEAARPEEPDGCGPSPGCDLDNFKMVTSFLSATPRRSGVSPCVGGSDTNSSGCAHASGARAQRGKDARVDAPPPGLYGDRSALPPNPAASSLNCKKTSKALDSPIVRLTSQNVEKNFTHPLSCYWCLLIIDDFAHTNNRPLLACVCVLLGAAEAARAASLTEPFGSFQSPDFPASYPDDTRRRWEIRVPHGFRVRLHFSHFDLEPSDSCQYDYVRVEAGGGASPLGVFCGGDALDPEKVPGPAPLASPGNVLSVVFSSDFSNQENFSGFRAHYSAADVDECTEGVDGRDACDHLCHNYVGGFYCSCRNGYLLHRDKRTCAVECSGLVFSERIGSVSSVNFPSSYPKSSECSYFIRVAPGLKLRLHFDHTFDVEDHPEVTCPYDYVKIRAATGEFGPFCGRQSPGDIQTDTNTVAILFHSDDTGENIGWRITYTAEGWLDTHTHTLYVSLSLSAVVLLFFVVVPGVAGKNPFCLTIVLRQSLGNFRFRSEDGLETPSTSNKSSADKLPFCRFLCRFYFAETVSQCSSPAPGANATVTPLRSEYSSGDRVRVLCSPGFALIKDGERVDGEFELRCQQDGTWNATLPVCQRVDCGCPAVVGGAEVVLGNHDNGTRFGAAARYVCEERHRQIHPEHACGRPSRPLAVQVKRIVGGRAAEPGNFPWQVLLSVEDLSRVPAERWFGSGALLSDTWILTAAHVLRSRRRDARVVPVAPEHVKVLAGVVDVSDKQASAGLAVSQVLIHPDFRPSDFDNDVALVKLSVRVELNNAVRPVCLPPQSDAPTPQPHSLGVVAGWGVSHPDVTSNLLQFVRLPVVPQDECRASYAARAGGYNISDNMFCAGFYEGGRDTCLGDSGGAFVAQDPVSRQWAVLGLVSWAGPEECGSLRVYGVYTRVNKYLKWIQERLLVVI is encoded by the exons atgacggACTGCGGATATTTCTCACTGGAGCTCAAgcagctcgggttctgttcttcacccgtcttcctccaaaccctcggACCtcgattcccgaatgaaaggcgcACTTTACTTcgatcggaaaagaggaccgcCGGCCGACCGTCCGGTTCGTCTTCTCCTCGGCCCAGTGGAGACGTTTTCTACGTCGGCTCCGACTCAGAAGCGGCtcgacccgaggaacccgacggTTGtggcccatctcccggatgc gatttggacaatttcaagatGGTGACGTCATTCCTCTCAGCCACGCCGCGCAGATCTGGAGTCTCTCCGTGCGTGGGAGGATCCGACACTAACTCGTCCGGTTGTGCGCACGCGTCCGGCGCCCGAGCTCAGCGCGGGAAAGACGCTCGTGTCGACGCCCCTCCGCCCGGTCTCTATGGCGACCGCTCCGCGCTGCCCC CAAATCCCGCTGCGAGCTCGTTGAACTGCAAGAAGACTTCCAAGGCTTTGGACTCACCGATCGTTCGACTGACGAGTCAAAACGTCGAGAAGAATTTTACTCATCCGCTTAGTTGTTATTGGTGCTTATTGATTATCGATGATTTCGCGCACACCAACAACAGGCCTTTGttggcgtgcgtgtgcgtgctgcTGGGTGCGGCGGAGGCCGCACGCGCGGCGTCGCTGACCGAACCCTTCGGAAGCTTCCAGTCGCCCGACTTCCCGGCGAGCTATCCCGACGACACACGACGTCGCTGGGAAATCCGCGTTCCCCACGGCTTCCGTGTGCGACTCCACTTCAGCCATTTTGACCTGGAACCTTCCGACTCGTGCCAGTACGACTACGTCAGG GTGGAGGCCGGGGGCGGGGCTTCCCCTCTGGGCGTGTTCTGCGGCGGCGACGCTTTGGACCCGGAGAAGGTTCCGGGCCCGGCGCCGCTCGCTTCTCCCGGAAACGTTCTGAGCGTCGTCTTCTCCTCCGACTTCTCGAACCAGGAAAACTTCTCGGGCTTCCGAGCTCACTACAGCGCGGCAG ACGTGGACGAGTGCACGGAGGGCGTGGACGGGCGGGACGCCTGCGACCACCTGTGCCACAACTACGTGGGCGGCTTCTACTGCTCCTGTCGCAATGGTTACTTGCTGCACCGCGACAAGCGCACGTGCGCAG tggAGTGCAGCGGCCTGGTGTTTTCCGAGCGCATCGGTTCCGTGAGCAGCGTGAACTTCCCGTCGTCGTACCCCAAGAGTTCTGAGTGCTCGTACTTCATTCGGGTGGCGCCAGGACTCAAACTCCGCCTCCACTTTGACCACACCTTTGATGTGGAGGATCACCCGGAAGTCACGTGCCCGTACGACTACGTCAAG ATCCGAGCGGCCACCGGAGAGTTTGGCCCGTTTTGCGGTCGCCAATCACCCGGCGACATCCAGACGGACACCAACACCGTCGCCATCTTGTTTCACAGCGACGACACAGGAGAAAACATCGGGTGGAGGATCACATACACCGCAGAGGGTTggttagacacacacacacacacgctgtatgtctctctctcactctctgcaGTTGTG ttgttgttttttgttgttgttccaggTGTGGCTGGCAAAAACCCGTTTTGCCTAACGATTGTTTTGAGACAATCTTTGGGGAATTTTAGATTTCGAAGCGAAGATGGACTTGAAACGCCTTCAACAAGCAACAAGAGTTCAGCTGACAAACTTCCATTTTGCCGATTCCTCTGTCGCTTTTATTTTGCAGAGACAGTAAGTCAGTGTTCATCTCCAGCGCCTGGAGCTAACGCCACGGTGACACCGCTACGGTCCGAGTACTCGTCCGGAGACCGGGTCCGCGTTTTGTGCTCGCCGGGCTTCGCGCTCATCAAG GATGGCGAGCGTGTGGACGGCGAGTTTGAGCTGCGCTGTCAGCAAGACGGCACCTGGAACGCCACACTTCCTGTCTGTCAAA GGGTGGATTGCGGCTGTCCGGCGGTGGTGGGCGGAGCCGAAGTTGTGCTTGGCAACCATGACAATGGAACCCGATTTGGCGCTGCCGCCCGCTACGTCTGCGAAGAGCGCCACCGACAAATACACCCTGAACACG CGTGTGGCCGTCCGTCTCGTCCTCTGGCCGTCCAGGTGAAGCGCATCGTCGGCGGTCGCGCGGCCGAGCCCGGAAACTTCCCCTGGCAGGTTCTTCTGAGCGTGGAGGACTTGAGCCGCGTTCCTGCGGAGCGCTGGTTCGGGTCGGGCGCCCTGCTGTCGGACACGTGGATCCTGACCGCCGCCCACGTCCTGCGGTCCCGCCGCCGCGACGCCCGCGTGGTCCCCGTGGCCCCCGAACACGTTAAG GTGTTGGCGGGCGTGGTGGACGTGAGCGACAAGCAGGCGTCGGCGGGCCTGGCCGTGTCCCAGGTGCTCATCCATCCCGACTTCCGGCCCAGCGATTTCGACAACGATGTCGCCCTGGTGAAGCTGAGCGTCAGGGTGGAGCTGAACAACGCCGTCCGTCCCGTCTGCCTGCCGCCGCAG AGCGACGCCCCCACCCCTCAGCCCCACTCTCTGGGCGTGGTCGCCGGGTGGGGCGTGTCGCACCCCGACGTGACTTCCAACCTGCTGCAGTTTGTCCGCCTGCCGGTGGTACCGCAGGACGAGTGCCGTGCCAGCTACGCGGCCCGCGCGGGGGGCTACAACATTAGCGACAACATGTTCTGCGCTGGTTTCTATGAGGGCGGGCGCGACACCTGCCTGGGCGACAGCGGGGGCGCCTTTGTGGCCCAGGACCCCGTCAGCCGGCAGTGGGCGGTGCTCGGCCTGGTGTCGTGGGCGGGGCCCGAGGAGTGCGGCAGTCTTCGGGTGTACGGCGTCTACACGCGTGTCAACAAATACCTCAAATGGATACAGGAGCGCCTCCTGGTGGTCATATGA